One genomic region from Streptomyces sp. NBC_00457 encodes:
- a CDS encoding chorismate mutase, with protein MTTTATEKTGAHTREAAETITGARERIDALDDRIIGLIQERMAVSAVVQEARIASGGRRVNLSREMEILAHYREALGKPGTSLAMTLLELCRGKI; from the coding sequence ATGACCACCACCGCAACGGAGAAGACCGGCGCGCACACCCGCGAGGCCGCCGAGACGATCACCGGCGCCCGTGAGCGCATCGACGCACTCGACGACCGGATCATCGGCCTGATCCAGGAACGGATGGCCGTCTCCGCCGTCGTCCAGGAGGCCCGGATCGCCTCCGGCGGCCGGCGCGTGAACCTCTCCCGCGAGATGGAGATCCTCGCCCACTACAGGGAGGCGCTGGGCAAGCCGGGCACCTCGCTGGCGATGACCCTGCTGGAGCTGTGCCGCGGCAAGATCTGA
- a CDS encoding GMC family oxidoreductase, which yields MPQDTYDYDVIVVGSGFGGSVTALRLTEKGYTVGVLEAGRRFTPETLPKNSWDLKNYLWAPRLRMFGLQRIHLLGNVMVLAGAGVGGGSLNYANTLYVPPKPFFEDPQWRDITDWQEELRPYYDQAQRMLGVRLNPTMTPSDVHLKAAAERMGVGDTFHLAPVGVFFGDGKDADGTTKAAPGEQAGDPYFGGAGPVRRACNECGECMTGCRHGAKNTLNENYLYLAEKAGAVVHPMTTVVSVTDDSQGGYAVATLPTDDKKKGEGRTFKARRVVLAAGTYGTQTLLHRMKATGQLPYISGRLGELTRTNSEALVGAQTDNRRYRKVTGERKADFTRGVAITSSIHPDANTHIEPVRYGKGSNSMGGLSILQVPYVDGGSRVAAWLKNSARHPLLVLRSLSNRRWSERTIIGLVMQSLDNSLTTYLKPDGVGKGLLTARQGHGAPNPKQIKAASQAASAIAESINGFAGSNVGELMGTPLTAHFLGGCPIGDSPETGVIDPYHRLYGHPGISVVDGAAVSANLGVNPSLTITAQAERAMSFWPNKGEDDPRPAQGVPYERLKPVEPKSPTVPADAFGALKLPFLGIPAVPPKK from the coding sequence GTGCCCCAGGACACCTACGACTACGACGTCATAGTCGTCGGCTCCGGCTTCGGCGGCTCAGTGACCGCCCTCCGCCTCACCGAAAAGGGCTACACCGTAGGCGTCCTGGAAGCCGGCCGCCGCTTCACCCCCGAAACCCTCCCCAAGAACTCCTGGGACCTGAAGAACTACCTCTGGGCCCCCCGGCTCAGAATGTTCGGCCTCCAGCGCATCCACCTGCTGGGCAACGTCATGGTGCTGGCGGGCGCCGGCGTCGGCGGCGGCTCGCTCAACTACGCCAACACCCTCTACGTACCGCCGAAGCCGTTCTTCGAGGACCCCCAGTGGCGTGACATCACCGACTGGCAGGAGGAGCTGCGGCCGTACTACGACCAGGCCCAGCGCATGCTCGGCGTACGGCTCAACCCGACCATGACCCCGTCCGACGTACATCTGAAGGCGGCCGCCGAGCGGATGGGCGTCGGTGACACCTTCCACCTCGCGCCGGTCGGCGTGTTCTTCGGGGACGGCAAGGACGCCGACGGGACCACGAAGGCCGCGCCCGGCGAGCAGGCCGGCGACCCGTACTTCGGCGGCGCGGGCCCCGTGCGCAGGGCCTGCAACGAGTGCGGCGAGTGCATGACCGGCTGCCGCCACGGCGCCAAGAACACCCTCAACGAGAACTACCTCTATCTCGCCGAGAAGGCGGGCGCGGTCGTGCACCCGATGACGACGGTCGTGTCGGTCACGGACGACTCGCAGGGCGGGTACGCGGTGGCCACGCTGCCGACCGACGACAAGAAGAAGGGCGAGGGCCGCACCTTCAAGGCCCGCCGGGTCGTCCTCGCCGCCGGTACCTACGGCACCCAGACCCTGCTGCACCGCATGAAAGCGACCGGCCAACTCCCATACATCTCGGGCCGGTTGGGCGAACTGACCCGCACCAACTCCGAGGCACTGGTCGGCGCGCAGACCGACAACCGGCGCTACCGCAAGGTCACCGGCGAGCGGAAGGCCGACTTCACCCGCGGGGTCGCCATCACGTCCTCGATCCACCCGGACGCCAACACGCACATCGAGCCGGTCCGCTACGGCAAGGGCTCCAACTCGATGGGCGGCCTGTCGATCCTCCAGGTCCCCTACGTGGACGGCGGGTCCCGCGTCGCGGCCTGGCTGAAGAACTCCGCCCGGCACCCGCTCCTCGTCCTGCGCTCCCTCTCCAACCGCCGCTGGTCGGAGCGGACCATCATCGGCCTGGTGATGCAGTCGCTGGACAACTCCCTGACGACGTACCTGAAACCGGACGGCGTCGGCAAAGGCCTGCTGACCGCACGCCAGGGCCATGGCGCCCCCAACCCCAAGCAGATCAAGGCGGCTTCACAGGCGGCGTCGGCGATCGCGGAGTCGATCAACGGCTTCGCCGGTTCCAACGTCGGCGAACTGATGGGCACCCCGCTGACCGCCCACTTCCTCGGCGGCTGCCCGATCGGCGACTCACCCGAGACCGGCGTGATCGACCCATACCACCGCCTCTACGGCCACCCCGGCATCTCCGTCGTCGACGGCGCCGCGGTCTCCGCCAACCTGGGCGTGAACCCGTCCCTCACCATCACCGCCCAGGCCGAGCGGGCGATGTCGTTCTGGCCCAACAAGGGCGAGGACGACCCGCGTCCCGCGCAGGGCGTGCCGTACGAGCGGCTGAAGCCGGTCGAGCCCAAGTCGCCGACGGTCCCGGCGGACGCGTTCGGCGCGCTGAAGTTGCCGTTCCTGGGGATACCGGCGGTGCCGCCGAAGAAGTGA
- a CDS encoding pyridoxamine 5'-phosphate oxidase family protein — protein MTKNWAAFVTAEPDLAKTVEERFGAFTHHILATLRKDGSPRTTGLEVRFLNGELWLGMMPDSRKALDLHRDPRFALQANPGEGQSMGGGDVRISGRAIEVTDPETKAGYGEEVEPPEPFHLFRTALTEVVRTYVEDDKYLVVEVWKPGEPVRVIKRT, from the coding sequence ATGACAAAGAACTGGGCGGCCTTCGTCACCGCGGAACCCGACCTCGCCAAGACCGTCGAGGAGCGATTCGGCGCCTTCACCCACCACATCCTCGCCACCCTCCGCAAGGACGGCTCTCCCCGCACCACCGGCCTGGAGGTCCGCTTCCTGAACGGCGAGCTCTGGCTCGGCATGATGCCGGACTCCCGCAAGGCCCTCGACCTGCACCGCGACCCGCGTTTCGCGCTCCAGGCGAACCCCGGGGAAGGGCAGTCCATGGGCGGTGGCGATGTGCGGATCAGCGGGCGGGCGATCGAGGTCACCGACCCGGAGACCAAGGCCGGATACGGCGAAGAGGTGGAACCGCCGGAGCCGTTCCACCTCTTCCGCACCGCGCTGACGGAGGTCGTACGGACCTACGTCGAGGACGACAAGTACCTGGTCGTCGAGGTCTGGAAGCCCGGCGAGCCGGTGCGCGTCATCAAACGCACCTGA
- the guaA gene encoding glutamine-hydrolyzing GMP synthase — protein MSSATPAAAAPDTVLVVDFGAQYAQLIARRVREARVYSEIVPSTMPVAEMLAKNPAAIILSGGPSSVYAEGAPRLDREIFESGVPVFGMCYGFQLMATSLGGTVDNTGAREYGRTDLHVSKSGSTLFEGTPAEQSVWMSHGDACSAAPEGFSVTASTDVVPVAAFENDEKKLYGVQYHPEVMHSTHGQQVLEHFLYRGAGLTPSWTTGNVIEEQVAAIREQVGDKRAICGLSGGVDSAVAAALVQKAIGSQLTCVYVDHGLMRKGETEQVEKDFVAATGVQLKVVDAQERFLSALKGVSDPEEKRKIIGREFIRVFEQAQAEIIADEGPAVEFLVQGTLYPDVVESGGGTGTANIKSHHNVGGLPEDLEFQLIEPLRKLFKDEVRMVGQELGLPDEIVQRQPFPGPGLGIRIVGDVTKERLDLLREADAIAREELTAAGLDRDIWQCPVVLLADVRSVGVQGDGRTYGHPIVLRPVSSEDAMTADWSRLPYDVLAKISTRITNEVADVNRVVLDVTSKPPGTIEWE, from the coding sequence GTGTCATCAGCGACCCCTGCTGCCGCCGCCCCCGACACCGTCCTGGTCGTCGACTTCGGCGCGCAGTATGCCCAGCTCATCGCCCGTCGCGTCCGCGAGGCCCGGGTCTACAGCGAGATCGTGCCGAGCACCATGCCGGTGGCGGAGATGCTCGCCAAGAACCCGGCGGCGATCATCCTGTCCGGCGGCCCTTCGTCGGTGTACGCGGAGGGCGCCCCGCGCCTCGACCGCGAGATCTTCGAGTCCGGCGTCCCCGTCTTCGGCATGTGCTACGGCTTCCAGCTGATGGCGACGTCGCTCGGCGGCACGGTCGACAACACGGGGGCGCGCGAGTACGGCCGTACGGACCTGCATGTCAGCAAGTCCGGCTCCACCCTCTTCGAGGGCACGCCGGCCGAGCAGTCCGTGTGGATGTCGCACGGCGACGCCTGCTCCGCCGCCCCCGAGGGCTTCAGCGTGACGGCCTCCACGGACGTCGTCCCGGTCGCCGCCTTCGAGAACGACGAGAAGAAGCTGTACGGCGTCCAGTACCACCCGGAGGTCATGCACTCCACGCACGGCCAGCAGGTGCTGGAGCACTTCCTGTACCGGGGTGCCGGGCTGACCCCGAGCTGGACCACCGGCAATGTGATCGAGGAGCAGGTCGCCGCGATCCGTGAGCAGGTCGGCGACAAGCGCGCCATCTGCGGGCTGTCCGGCGGCGTGGACTCCGCCGTCGCCGCCGCCCTCGTACAGAAGGCCATCGGCTCCCAGCTGACCTGCGTGTACGTCGACCACGGCCTGATGCGCAAGGGCGAGACCGAGCAGGTCGAGAAGGACTTCGTGGCCGCGACCGGCGTACAGCTGAAGGTCGTGGATGCTCAGGAGCGGTTCCTGTCCGCTTTGAAGGGTGTCTCCGACCCCGAGGAGAAGCGGAAGATCATCGGCCGCGAGTTCATCCGCGTCTTCGAGCAGGCGCAGGCCGAGATCATCGCGGACGAGGGTCCGGCGGTGGAATTCCTCGTGCAGGGGACCCTGTACCCGGACGTGGTCGAGTCCGGTGGTGGCACCGGCACCGCCAACATCAAGTCCCACCACAATGTGGGCGGGCTGCCGGAAGACCTCGAGTTCCAGCTGATCGAGCCGCTGCGCAAGCTGTTCAAGGATGAGGTCCGGATGGTCGGCCAGGAGCTGGGCCTGCCGGACGAGATCGTCCAGCGGCAGCCGTTCCCGGGCCCGGGTCTTGGCATCCGTATCGTCGGCGACGTGACGAAGGAGCGGCTCGACCTGCTGCGCGAGGCCGACGCCATCGCCCGCGAGGAGCTGACCGCGGCCGGGCTCGACCGTGACATCTGGCAGTGCCCGGTCGTCCTGCTCGCGGACGTCCGCAGCGTCGGCGTCCAGGGCGACGGCCGGACGTACGGCCACCCGATCGTCCTGCGCCCGGTCTCCAGCGAGGACGCGATGACGGCCGACTGGTCGCGACTGCCGTACGACGTGCTCGCGAAGATCTCGACGCGGATCACGAACGAGGTCGCGGACGTCAACCGGGTCGTGCTCGACGTGACGAGCAAGCCGCCGGGGACGATCGAGTGGGAGTGA
- a CDS encoding cell wall protein: MKLRRAMAVAAATAAISPFALLSAPAAFAEGSASPTPTETVTETPSGTASDTATATPSTTTLPTGTTSAVAAPTSSAPTGSATPSASASQSGRPEPSEEPDVPFCEEVDQDFADAKVSADVKGLPGKIVAGDGFHGFKLIVTNESGTDVEDLAFYAEVENFELDESKYLSPYVDLEFKNPESGSWERIGDSEWAGDLFFAVETLKSKASQTLDLRVSIDAKAPAGDAYSFGSGAYLDNVDGQDCIAEGWAQDDFEVLKAGSANPDPGTATPGDNGGKGPGKKPQGSISDLPTGNLADTGASSALPAIGLVSGVAIVAGAGAVFAMRRRKAGANA; encoded by the coding sequence ATGAAGCTTCGCCGTGCCATGGCGGTCGCGGCCGCGACGGCTGCGATATCGCCGTTCGCGCTGCTGTCCGCGCCCGCCGCGTTCGCGGAGGGGTCGGCTTCCCCGACTCCCACCGAGACCGTCACCGAGACGCCCTCCGGGACGGCGAGCGACACGGCCACGGCGACACCGAGCACCACCACGCTCCCGACGGGCACCACGTCGGCCGTCGCCGCCCCGACGAGTTCCGCGCCGACCGGGAGTGCCACGCCCTCCGCCTCCGCGAGCCAGTCGGGCCGGCCCGAGCCGAGCGAGGAGCCGGACGTCCCGTTCTGCGAGGAAGTCGACCAGGACTTCGCCGACGCCAAGGTGTCCGCGGACGTCAAGGGCCTGCCCGGCAAGATCGTCGCGGGTGACGGCTTCCACGGCTTCAAGCTGATCGTCACCAACGAGTCCGGCACGGACGTCGAGGACCTCGCCTTCTACGCCGAGGTCGAGAACTTCGAGCTCGACGAGTCGAAGTATCTGAGCCCCTACGTCGACCTGGAGTTCAAGAACCCCGAGTCCGGCTCCTGGGAGCGGATCGGGGACTCCGAGTGGGCCGGTGACCTTTTCTTCGCCGTCGAGACGCTGAAGTCGAAGGCCAGCCAGACGCTGGATCTGCGCGTCAGCATCGACGCCAAGGCCCCTGCCGGTGACGCCTACTCCTTCGGCTCCGGTGCCTACCTCGACAACGTCGACGGCCAGGACTGCATCGCCGAGGGCTGGGCCCAGGACGACTTCGAGGTCCTGAAGGCCGGCTCCGCCAACCCGGACCCGGGGACCGCCACGCCGGGTGACAACGGCGGCAAGGGCCCGGGGAAGAAGCCGCAGGGCAGCATCTCCGACCTGCCGACCGGCAACCTCGCCGACACCGGCGCGAGCTCCGCGCTGCCGGCCATCGGCCTGGTCAGCGGCGTCGCCATCGTCGCCGGTGCGGGCGCGGTCTTCGCGATGCGCCGACGGAAGGCCGGCGCGAACGCGTAA